The following coding sequences are from one Canis lupus dingo isolate Sandy chromosome 21, ASM325472v2, whole genome shotgun sequence window:
- the RPL27A gene encoding 60S ribosomal protein L27a isoform X1, with translation MPSRLRKTRKLRGHVSHGHGRIGKHRKHPGGRGNAGGMHHHRINFDKYHPGYFGKVGMRHYHLKRNQSFCPTVNLDKLWTLVSEQTRVNAAKNKTGAAPIIDVVRSGYYKVLGKGKLPKQPVIVKAKFFSRRAEEKIKGVGGACVLVA, from the exons ATG CCATCCAGACTGAGGAAGACCCGGAAACTTCGGGGCCACGTGAGCCATGGCCACGGCCGCATCG GCAAACACCGGAAGCACCCAGGAGGCCGGGGTAATGCTGGTGGCATGCATCATCACAGGATCAACTTCGACAAATA TCACCCAGGTTACTTCGGAAAAGTCGGTATGAGACATTACCACTTAAAGAGGAACCAGAGCTTCTGCCCAACTGTCAACCTTGATAAACTGTGGACCTTAGTCAGTGAGCAGACACGGGTAAATGCTGCCAAAAACAAGACTGGAGCTGCTCCTATTATCGATGTGGTGCGATcg GGCTACTACAAAGTTTTGGGAAAGGGAAAGCTCCCAAAACAGCCTGTCATCGTGAAGGCCAAATTCTTCAGTAGAAGAGCTGAGGAGAAGATAAAGGGTGTGGGGGGCGCCTGCGTTCTAGTAGCTTGA
- the RPL27A gene encoding 60S ribosomal protein L27a isoform X2 codes for MATAASLCIAGKHRKHPGGRGNAGGMHHHRINFDKYHPGYFGKVGMRHYHLKRNQSFCPTVNLDKLWTLVSEQTRVNAAKNKTGAAPIIDVVRSGYYKVLGKGKLPKQPVIVKAKFFSRRAEEKIKGVGGACVLVA; via the exons ATGGCCACGGCCGCATCG CTTTGTATTGCAGGCAAACACCGGAAGCACCCAGGAGGCCGGGGTAATGCTGGTGGCATGCATCATCACAGGATCAACTTCGACAAATA TCACCCAGGTTACTTCGGAAAAGTCGGTATGAGACATTACCACTTAAAGAGGAACCAGAGCTTCTGCCCAACTGTCAACCTTGATAAACTGTGGACCTTAGTCAGTGAGCAGACACGGGTAAATGCTGCCAAAAACAAGACTGGAGCTGCTCCTATTATCGATGTGGTGCGATcg GGCTACTACAAAGTTTTGGGAAAGGGAAAGCTCCCAAAACAGCCTGTCATCGTGAAGGCCAAATTCTTCAGTAGAAGAGCTGAGGAGAAGATAAAGGGTGTGGGGGGCGCCTGCGTTCTAGTAGCTTGA
- the DENND2B gene encoding DENN domain-containing protein 2B isoform X2 has product MTMTANKNSSITHGAGGTKAPRGTLSRKSFEFEDASSLQSLYPSSPTENGTESQPKFGSKSTLEENAYEDIVGDLPKENPYEDVDLKSRRAGRKSQQLSENSLDSLHRMWGPQDRKYNNPPTQLSLKPSSQSLRSGNWSERKSHRLPRLPKRHSHDDMLLLAQLSLPSSPSSLNEDSLSTTSELLSSRRARRIPKLVQRINSIYNAKRGKKRLKKLSMSSIETASLRDENSESESDSDDRFKAHTQRLVHIQSMLKRAPSYRTLELELLEWQERELFEYFVVVSLKKKPSRNTYLPEVSYQFPKLDRPTKQMREAEERLKAIPQFCFPDAKDWLPVSEYSSETFSFMLTGEDGSRRFGYCRRLLPSGKGPRLPEVYCVISRLGCFGLFSKVLDEVERRRGISAALVYPFMRSLMESPFPAPGKTIKVKTFLPGAGNEVLELRRPMDSRLEHVDFECLFTCLSVRQLIRIFASLLLERRVIFVADKLSTLSSCSHAVVALLYPFSWQHTFIPVLPASMIDIVCCPTPFLVGLLSSSLPKLKELPVEEALMVNLGSDRFIRQMDDEDTLLPRKLQAALEQALERKNELISQDSDSDSDDECNTLNGLVSEVFIRFFVETVGHYSLFLTQSEKGERAFQREAFRKSVASKSIRRFLEVFMESQMFAGFIQDRELRKCRAKGLFEQRVEQYLEELPDTEQSGMNKFLRGLGNKMKFLHKKN; this is encoded by the exons GAGATCTGCCCAAGGAGAATCCATATGAGGATGTGGACTTAAAGAGCCGAAGAGCAGGACGAAAATCACAGCAATTGTCCGAAAACTCCTTGGACTCTTTGCACAGGATGTGGGGTCCTCAGGACAGGAAGTACAACAACCCACCCACTCAG CTCTCTCTGAAGCCCAGCAGCCAGTCCTTGCGCAGTGGGAACTGGTCAGAGAGGAAGAGCCACAGACTGCCGCGATTACCCAAGAGGCACAGCCATGACGACATGCTGCTGCTGGCTCAGCTGAGCCTGCCGTCTTCACCCTCCAGCCTCAACGAGGACAGCCTTAGCACCACCAGCGAGTTGCTGTCCAGCCGCAGGGCCCGGCGCATTCCTAAG CTTGTCCAAAGAATTAACTCCATCTACAATGCCAAGAGGGGAAAGAAGAGGTTAAAAAAGCTGTCTATGTCCAGCATTGAGACAGCATCACTAAGAG ATGAGAATAGTGAGAGCGAGAGCGACTCTGACGACAGGTTCAAAG cccacacgCAGCGCCTGGTCCACATCCAGTCAATGTTGAAGCGTGCACCCAGCTATCGGACCCTGGAGCTGGAACTGCTCGAGTGGCAGGAGCGGGAGCTTTTTGAGTACTTTGTGGTGGTGTCCCTCAAGAAGAAGCCATCTCGAAACACCTACCTCCCTGAAGTCTCCTACCAGTTTCCCAAG CTGGACCGACCCACCAAGCAGATgcgggaggcagaggagaggctcAAGGCCATTCCCCAGTTTTGCTTCCCTGATGCCAAGGACTGGCTTCCTGTGTCAGAGTATAGCAG TGAGACTTTCTCTTTCATGCTGACTGGGGAAGACGGCAGCAGACGCTTTGGCTACTGCAGGCGCTTACTG CCAAGTGGGAAAGGGCCTCGGTTGCCAGAGGTATACTGTGTCATCAGCCGCCTTGGCTGCTTCGGCTTGTTTTCCAAG GTCCTAGATGAGGTGGAGCGCCGGCGTGGGATCTCTGCTGCCTTGGTCTATCCCTTCATGAGAAGTCTAATGGAATCGCCCTTCCCTGCCCCCGGGAAAACCATCAAAGTGAAGACCTTTCTTCCAGGTGCTGGCAATGAG GTGTTAGAGCTGCGGCGGCCTATGGATTCCCGACTGGAGCATGTGGACTTTGAGTGCCTTTTTACCTGCCTCAGTGTGCGCCAGCTCATCCGAATCTTTGCCTCGCTGCTGCTGGAGCGCCGGGTCATTTTTGTGGCAGATAAGCTCAG TACCCTTTCCAGCTGCTCCCATGCTGTGGTGGCCTTGCTCTACCCCTTCTCCTGGCAGCACACATTCATTCCTGTCCTTCCGGCCTCCATGATTGACATCGTCTGCTGTCCCACACCCTTCCTGGTTGGCCTGCTCTCCAGCTCCCTCCCCAAACTGAAGGAGCTGCCTGTGGAGGAG GCACTGATGGTGAATCTAGGATCTGACCGATTCATCCGACAG ATGGATGACGAGGACACGCTGTTACCGAGGAAGTTACAGGCAGCTCTGGAGCAGGCTCTAGAGAGGAAGAATGAACTGATCTCCCAGGACTCTGACAGTGACTCCGATGATG AATGTAATACCCTCAATGGGCTGGTGTCGGAGGTGTTTATCCGATTCTTTGTGGAGACTGTTGGGCACTACTCCCTCTTCCTGACTcagagtgagaaaggagagagggccTTTCAGCGAGAGGCCTTCCGCAAGTCTGTGGCCTCCAAGAGCATCCGCCGTTTTCTTGAGGTTTTTATGGAGTCTCAGATGTTTGCTGGCTTCATTCAAGACAGGGAGCTAAGAAAGTGTCGGGCAAAGG gcCTCTTTGAGCAGCGAGTGGAACAGTATTTAGAGGAACTCCCAGACACTGAGCAGAGTGGGATGAATAAGTTTCTCCGAGGTTTGG GCAACAAAATGAAGTTCCTCCACAAGAAGAATTAA